The Desulfosporosinus acidiphilus SJ4 genome has a window encoding:
- a CDS encoding NAD(P)/FAD-dependent oxidoreductase yields MNYVVVGNSTAAIGTVEGIRSADTKGKITLISDESYHTYSRPLISYYLSGTLPVTKMYYRPKDYYKRLDIIPRLGERVSSLRLEDKSVVLESGETIPYDRLMLATGGKPIVPEMSGCDLRGVHTFVKWDDILGLEKVLKPGKRVLVIGAGLTGLKAAEALIKCGVEVTVVELANQVLNSILDEPAAALVQKTLEDHGIKFYLQTRVKEILGRKGRVSGIAFQDGTTLKCEQVVLALGVNPNIDLVNDTQIQVNRGILVNEHMATSVMDVYAAGNVAEGYDTIYRQWRVFPLLANAYKQGFNAGLNMSGLVRSYSGSFAMNSIGFFDLPMITAGILKPEGEGFTELIDTTIPRDYRKLVLREGRIVGYIALNKVESAGTISALMEKEIDVREFQEQLLKEDFDPVNYLKQVKNKTKE; encoded by the coding sequence ATGAATTATGTTGTAGTGGGAAATTCGACGGCAGCTATCGGGACTGTTGAGGGGATTCGCAGTGCAGATACAAAAGGCAAGATTACCTTAATATCAGATGAGTCTTACCATACTTATTCCCGGCCTCTGATTTCCTATTATCTTTCGGGGACGCTGCCGGTGACGAAAATGTACTATCGTCCCAAAGATTATTATAAGCGTTTGGATATTATTCCGAGGTTAGGTGAACGGGTCAGCTCCTTAAGACTTGAAGATAAATCGGTCGTGTTGGAATCGGGGGAAACGATCCCTTATGATCGCTTGATGCTGGCTACAGGGGGTAAACCTATTGTGCCTGAGATGTCCGGCTGTGACCTAAGGGGGGTTCATACTTTCGTTAAATGGGATGACATCCTGGGTTTAGAAAAGGTCTTAAAACCGGGGAAACGCGTGCTGGTTATCGGCGCAGGCCTTACTGGATTGAAGGCTGCAGAGGCTCTGATTAAGTGCGGAGTCGAAGTAACCGTTGTTGAACTTGCCAATCAGGTTTTAAACTCAATCCTTGACGAGCCTGCGGCAGCTTTGGTGCAAAAAACTTTGGAGGATCATGGAATAAAGTTTTATCTGCAAACCAGAGTGAAGGAAATTTTAGGAAGGAAAGGGAGAGTATCCGGTATAGCATTTCAGGACGGAACAACCCTGAAATGTGAACAAGTAGTGCTTGCCCTTGGTGTAAATCCCAATATTGATTTAGTTAACGATACGCAGATTCAAGTGAATCGAGGGATTCTTGTCAACGAACATATGGCAACCAGTGTAATGGATGTCTATGCGGCAGGGAACGTTGCTGAAGGTTATGACACTATATATCGACAGTGGCGTGTCTTTCCTCTCTTGGCCAATGCTTATAAACAAGGCTTTAACGCAGGTTTGAATATGAGCGGATTAGTTCGGTCTTATTCCGGCAGCTTTGCGATGAATTCCATCGGTTTCTTTGATTTACCGATGATTACTGCCGGAATATTAAAACCCGAGGGAGAGGGGTTTACCGAACTAATTGATACCACGATTCCGCGGGATTATCGCAAGCTGGTCCTGCGAGAGGGACGGATTGTAGGGTATATTGCTCTGAATAAAGTGGAGAGTGCCGGGACAATCTCAGCACTCATGGAAAAGGAAATAGACGTTCGGGAATTTCAGGAACAATTGCTTAAGGAGGATTTTGACCCGGTTAATTATCTTAAGCAAGTTAAAAACAAAACTAAGGAATAA
- a CDS encoding glutamate synthase subunit beta translates to MGKATGFLEFERINPKKRSPEDRMLDWDEMRLPQDPEVVKTQGARCMNCGVPFCQGGVLLNGMASGCPLHNLIPEWNELVYKGQWEEAYKRLTRTSPFPEFTSRVCPAPCEGACTEGYIMDPVTINSIEYEIIEKAFAEGWVLPKKAQKTGKKIAIVGSGPAGLSAAYYLKAVGHDVTVYERSDRAGGLMMYGIPNMKLEKQVVERRLDLMKASGIQFMLNTEVGKDIPAQELVNGYDAVILCAGATKARGLEVEGKDLKGVYYAVDFLKANTKSLLDSKLKDGSYISAKDKDVIIIGGGDTGTDCVATSLRHGCKSVHQFEIMPEPPEKRREETNPWPEWPLKLKVDYGQEEAINLYGRDPRNYLISTKKIVGNEQGEVKEVHTVEINWVKNASGRMIPQEVPGSEKVWKADLVLLAMGFLGPEDTIPNELKLERDFRSNIKADYEVFETNVEKVFAAGDMRRGQSLIVWAIQEGKLAAREVDKYLMGKSVL, encoded by the coding sequence ATGGGAAAAGCAACTGGATTTTTAGAGTTTGAAAGAATAAATCCCAAGAAACGTTCTCCTGAAGATAGAATGCTAGATTGGGATGAAATGAGACTCCCTCAGGACCCAGAGGTTGTGAAAACTCAGGGTGCACGCTGTATGAACTGCGGAGTTCCTTTCTGTCAGGGCGGAGTTCTGTTAAACGGCATGGCTTCAGGCTGCCCCCTGCATAATCTTATTCCTGAGTGGAATGAGCTGGTTTATAAAGGACAATGGGAGGAAGCCTATAAAAGGCTGACTAGAACCAGTCCTTTCCCGGAATTCACCTCAAGAGTCTGCCCGGCCCCCTGTGAAGGTGCTTGTACGGAAGGTTATATTATGGACCCTGTAACGATTAACAGTATTGAATATGAGATTATTGAAAAAGCTTTCGCTGAAGGCTGGGTCCTACCCAAAAAGGCCCAAAAGACAGGAAAGAAAATTGCTATAGTCGGCTCAGGCCCGGCGGGGTTGTCGGCAGCCTATTATCTGAAAGCCGTAGGTCACGATGTAACCGTCTATGAAAGAAGTGACAGAGCCGGCGGACTGATGATGTACGGAATACCCAACATGAAACTTGAGAAACAAGTTGTGGAAAGACGCCTTGATCTCATGAAAGCTTCAGGTATTCAATTCATGTTAAATACTGAGGTAGGCAAGGATATACCTGCACAGGAACTGGTGAACGGCTACGATGCGGTTATCTTGTGTGCCGGAGCGACTAAAGCGCGAGGACTTGAGGTTGAGGGAAAAGACCTTAAAGGTGTTTATTATGCGGTGGATTTTTTGAAAGCTAATACTAAAAGCCTGCTTGATTCTAAGTTAAAAGATGGCAGCTATATTAGTGCTAAAGACAAAGATGTGATTATTATAGGCGGAGGGGATACTGGAACAGACTGTGTTGCCACTTCCCTGCGTCATGGCTGTAAGAGTGTGCATCAATTTGAAATTATGCCTGAACCTCCTGAAAAACGCAGGGAAGAAACAAATCCTTGGCCGGAATGGCCGCTAAAATTAAAAGTTGACTACGGCCAGGAAGAGGCCATTAATCTCTATGGCAGGGATCCGAGAAATTATCTTATCTCCACTAAGAAAATCGTGGGTAATGAGCAGGGCGAGGTTAAAGAAGTTCATACCGTAGAAATTAATTGGGTTAAGAATGCTTCCGGAAGAATGATTCCACAAGAAGTTCCTGGCAGCGAAAAAGTGTGGAAAGCCGATTTAGTTCTCCTGGCCATGGGCTTTTTAGGTCCGGAAGACACCATACCCAATGAGCTGAAGCTGGAGAGAGATTTCAGGAGTAATATAAAAGCGGACTATGAAGTGTTTGAAACCAATGTGGAGAAGGTTTTTGCGGCAGGGGATATGAGAAGAGGCCAGAGCCTTATTGTTTGGGCTATCCAAGAAGGTAAGCTTGCGGCCCGGGAAGTAGATAAATATCTCATGGGTAAAAGCGTCCTATAG
- the gltB gene encoding glutamate synthase large subunit has translation MQNFGLPNKQGLYDPAQERDACGMGFVVHINGEKSHTIIDEALTVLENLSHRGASGADENTGDGAGIMIQIPHDFFKRECEVLGFDLPEKGSYGVGMIFAHKYEDFRKTQMETFEKIVLEEGQRILGWREVPIDKTTIGEGAKAVMPRFIQVFIAKNTNLKNQMDFERKLYVIRKRAEKVIVPMCEDKGGTFYISSLSSKTIVYKGMLTAEQLRNFYLDLSDLDFTSALAMVHSRFSTNTFPSWERAHPNRYLVHNGEINTIRGNVNWMKARQKCIDSPLFEDLTKVFPIIDESGSDSAMFDNSLEFLHLTGRSLPHAIMMMIPEPWEKNELMPEDKKNFYKFNDFLMEPWDGPAAMAFTDGVVIGGVLDRNGLRPSRYYVTKDDKVVLASEVGVIDIKPENVKYKGRLEPGKMLLIDTEAKRIISDEEIKGSVASLHPYAEWNQRHIVHLKELPAVKADEEEITAEDLIKLQKAFGYTFEDIIKTIEPMAIQGVDPVGAMGMDSPLAVLSEKPQMLYLYFKQLFAQVTNPPIDGIREEIITSSSILLGDTGNLLDPDQRKSASLALEYPILTNEQLNTIKYLDNDKLKSVTISILYNVSGGPKSMEKALDRVFRKADQAISEGANIIILSDRGVSKEFAAIPALLASSGLHHHMIRKEIRTNIGIVLESGEPREVHHFCALIGYGVTAVNPYLAYETLKDLAARDLLEGLSYEEAKKNYIKASVKGILKVLTKMGISTMRSYHGAQIFEAVGLKKELIEKYFTSTPSRIEGIGLEEIALENQMRHDSAYLENSPYTDTLEVGGYFQCKDEGEIHLYNPETIYMLQKACREGNFSLYKDFSRKINEEGIYTLRNLLDFKINAGDTIPIEDVESVDSIVKRFKTGAMSYGSISKEAHECLAIAMNRLSGKSNTGEGGEDLERFTVMPNGDSKNSAIKQVASGRFGVTSNYLVNAKEIQIKMAQGAKPGEGGQLPGRKVYPEIAKVRHSTPGVDLISPPPHHDIYSIEDLAELIHDLKNANKEARISVKLVSEVGVGTIAAGVAKGKADVILISGYDGGTGASPRTSIRNAGLPWELGLAETHQTLVLNKLRDRVVVETDGKLLSGRDVVIAAMLGAEEYGFSTTPLIAIGCVMMRVCNLNTCPVGIATQDKTLRKNFNGKPEYVENFMRFVAQEMREIMAKLGFRTVDEMVGRTDRLKTKETIKNWKASNLDLSQILYQPYAGADVGRFNSQKQNHLLEKSMDMKKLLRMCKPALENQKSIRAKLKIDNVDRVVGTIVGSEISKRYGENGLPEDTIKLTFVGSAGQSFGAFIPKGMSLELEGDANDYLGKGLSGGKIIVYPPRSSDFEPEKNILIGNVAFYGATSGEAYINGIAGERFCVRNSGAKAVVEGVGDHGCEYMTGGKVVILGKTGRNFAAGMSGGVAYILDFDEIYCNKSMVLLETIESPEETNEIKDMIEKHVEYTDSPLGKKVLNDWSNYSQRFTKVIPKDYKRMLQNIDKAHKTGLSGEEALMAAFEEHFKN, from the coding sequence ATGCAAAATTTTGGATTACCGAATAAGCAAGGACTTTATGATCCGGCACAGGAACGTGATGCATGCGGAATGGGATTTGTCGTTCATATTAATGGAGAGAAATCTCATACTATTATCGATGAGGCCTTAACAGTCCTAGAAAATTTGAGTCACAGAGGGGCCAGCGGAGCCGATGAAAATACTGGCGATGGCGCCGGAATCATGATTCAGATACCTCATGATTTCTTTAAAAGAGAGTGTGAAGTTCTGGGCTTTGATTTGCCAGAAAAGGGCAGCTACGGCGTAGGTATGATATTTGCCCATAAGTATGAGGATTTTAGAAAAACGCAAATGGAGACCTTCGAAAAAATTGTTTTGGAGGAAGGTCAAAGAATCTTAGGCTGGAGAGAAGTTCCCATCGATAAAACCACTATCGGTGAAGGAGCCAAGGCGGTGATGCCTAGGTTTATACAGGTCTTTATTGCCAAGAATACCAATCTCAAGAATCAAATGGATTTCGAAAGAAAACTTTATGTTATTAGAAAACGAGCAGAAAAAGTTATCGTACCGATGTGTGAGGATAAGGGCGGTACTTTCTATATCTCCAGTCTTTCTTCGAAGACCATTGTTTATAAAGGAATGCTTACTGCAGAACAACTCAGGAACTTCTATCTTGATCTCTCCGATCTGGATTTTACCTCCGCTTTGGCGATGGTTCACTCTAGATTCAGCACCAATACGTTTCCAAGTTGGGAGAGAGCCCATCCTAACCGGTATCTTGTTCACAACGGTGAAATTAACACCATACGTGGCAATGTGAACTGGATGAAGGCGAGACAAAAGTGCATTGATTCTCCGCTTTTTGAGGATCTTACAAAGGTATTTCCTATTATTGATGAATCCGGCAGTGACTCGGCGATGTTTGACAATAGCCTTGAGTTTCTTCACCTTACCGGCAGATCCCTTCCTCATGCGATCATGATGATGATCCCGGAACCTTGGGAAAAGAATGAGTTAATGCCTGAAGATAAAAAGAACTTTTATAAATTTAATGACTTTTTGATGGAACCTTGGGATGGTCCCGCCGCTATGGCTTTCACCGATGGTGTTGTCATTGGCGGGGTGCTCGATAGAAATGGACTTCGCCCTTCACGGTATTATGTGACAAAGGATGACAAGGTTGTCTTGGCTTCTGAAGTGGGAGTTATCGATATAAAACCTGAGAATGTAAAATATAAAGGCCGCTTGGAGCCTGGCAAGATGCTGCTTATTGATACTGAGGCGAAGAGGATTATCTCTGATGAAGAAATCAAAGGAAGTGTCGCTTCCCTACATCCTTATGCAGAATGGAATCAGCGGCATATCGTCCATCTCAAGGAGCTGCCTGCAGTAAAAGCTGACGAAGAAGAAATCACTGCGGAAGACTTAATTAAACTGCAGAAAGCTTTTGGCTACACCTTCGAAGATATTATTAAAACTATCGAACCTATGGCGATACAAGGTGTCGATCCCGTTGGAGCTATGGGCATGGATTCCCCGCTGGCAGTGCTGTCGGAGAAACCACAAATGCTGTATCTTTATTTCAAACAGTTATTTGCCCAGGTCACCAATCCGCCGATTGACGGCATACGAGAAGAGATCATTACTTCCAGCAGTATTCTGCTTGGAGATACTGGAAATTTATTAGATCCGGACCAGAGAAAATCCGCCAGTTTGGCTCTGGAGTATCCCATCTTAACCAATGAACAACTCAATACGATTAAATATCTGGACAATGATAAATTGAAATCCGTAACTATTTCGATCCTGTATAATGTTTCCGGAGGCCCCAAATCTATGGAAAAGGCTTTGGACAGAGTTTTTCGCAAAGCTGATCAGGCAATCAGTGAAGGCGCGAATATTATTATTCTCTCTGACCGGGGTGTCTCCAAGGAATTCGCTGCGATTCCGGCTCTCTTGGCTTCTTCTGGACTTCACCACCATATGATTAGAAAAGAAATCAGGACCAACATTGGAATTGTTCTCGAATCAGGTGAACCAAGAGAAGTCCACCATTTCTGTGCCCTTATTGGGTATGGCGTCACAGCGGTCAATCCCTATCTTGCTTATGAGACTTTGAAGGATCTTGCGGCGAGGGACTTGTTGGAAGGATTGAGCTACGAAGAAGCTAAAAAGAACTATATTAAAGCGTCTGTCAAAGGAATTCTTAAAGTACTCACCAAGATGGGTATATCGACGATGCGAAGTTATCACGGAGCACAGATTTTTGAGGCAGTAGGTCTGAAAAAGGAACTTATCGAAAAGTACTTTACCTCGACTCCTTCAAGAATTGAAGGGATAGGTCTGGAGGAAATTGCCTTAGAAAATCAAATGCGCCATGACAGTGCTTATCTTGAAAATTCCCCCTATACAGATACCCTTGAAGTTGGCGGGTACTTCCAATGCAAGGATGAAGGGGAAATCCATCTTTATAATCCTGAAACGATCTATATGCTGCAAAAAGCCTGCAGGGAAGGGAATTTCTCTCTTTATAAAGATTTCTCCAGGAAAATTAACGAGGAGGGTATTTATACCTTAAGAAACCTCCTCGATTTTAAGATTAATGCGGGAGATACCATTCCCATCGAAGATGTTGAATCCGTAGATTCTATTGTCAAACGATTTAAGACCGGGGCAATGTCCTACGGCTCTATCAGTAAAGAGGCTCACGAGTGTTTAGCTATTGCCATGAATAGACTGAGCGGGAAAAGCAACACCGGTGAAGGTGGAGAGGATCTTGAACGGTTTACGGTGATGCCCAATGGCGATTCCAAGAACAGTGCTATCAAACAAGTAGCCTCAGGACGTTTCGGAGTAACCAGCAACTATTTGGTAAATGCCAAAGAAATTCAGATCAAGATGGCTCAAGGAGCAAAACCCGGAGAAGGCGGTCAACTCCCAGGACGCAAAGTGTATCCGGAAATAGCCAAGGTCCGCCATTCAACACCGGGCGTTGATCTTATTTCGCCGCCGCCCCATCATGATATTTATTCCATTGAAGATTTGGCGGAGCTTATCCATGATTTAAAGAATGCCAACAAAGAAGCACGGATTAGTGTCAAGCTTGTTTCTGAAGTCGGGGTAGGAACCATTGCCGCGGGAGTGGCGAAAGGGAAAGCAGATGTCATTCTGATCAGCGGCTATGATGGAGGGACCGGAGCCTCACCTCGAACCAGTATTAGAAATGCCGGTCTTCCCTGGGAACTTGGGCTCGCTGAGACTCATCAAACGTTAGTGCTCAATAAGCTAAGAGACAGAGTTGTTGTCGAGACCGATGGAAAATTACTCTCGGGCAGGGATGTCGTCATCGCAGCGATGCTGGGTGCTGAAGAATACGGCTTCTCGACGACACCTCTTATTGCCATAGGGTGTGTCATGATGAGGGTTTGCAACCTTAACACCTGTCCGGTTGGGATAGCTACCCAAGATAAAACCTTAAGGAAGAACTTTAACGGCAAACCTGAATATGTTGAAAACTTTATGCGCTTTGTCGCCCAAGAAATGCGTGAAATAATGGCTAAACTGGGCTTTAGAACTGTCGATGAAATGGTTGGGCGAACGGACAGGCTTAAGACGAAAGAGACGATTAAAAATTGGAAAGCCTCTAATCTTGATCTGTCCCAAATTCTTTATCAACCTTATGCAGGGGCTGATGTCGGACGGTTTAACTCTCAGAAACAAAATCATCTGCTGGAAAAATCAATGGATATGAAAAAGCTGCTCAGAATGTGTAAACCAGCTTTAGAAAACCAGAAGTCCATCCGGGCCAAACTAAAGATCGATAATGTCGACCGCGTCGTTGGAACTATTGTAGGAAGCGAAATCTCTAAGAGATACGGTGAGAATGGTCTGCCGGAGGATACAATCAAGCTGACTTTCGTAGGTTCGGCCGGACAAAGTTTCGGAGCCTTTATCCCCAAAGGGATGTCTTTAGAGTTGGAGGGGGATGCCAACGACTATCTGGGAAAAGGACTTTCCGGCGGTAAAATTATCGTCTATCCTCCCAGAAGTTCTGACTTTGAGCCGGAAAAAAATATCCTCATCGGCAATGTAGCTTTCTATGGTGCCACTTCGGGAGAAGCCTATATCAATGGAATAGCCGGGGAAAGATTCTGTGTCAGAAACAGTGGAGCCAAAGCAGTTGTTGAGGGTGTGGGTGATCATGGCTGCGAATATATGACAGGCGGTAAAGTCGTTATCTTGGGCAAAACAGGAAGAAACTTTGCTGCTGGAATGTCCGGCGGGGTAGCATATATTCTGGACTTTGACGAAATATACTGCAATAAGTCAATGGTGTTATTGGAAACCATCGAATCTCCTGAAGAAACGAATGAAATCAAGGACATGATTGAAAAACATGTTGAATACACCGACAGTCCTTTGGGTAAGAAAGTTCTTAATGACTGGTCGAATTACTCACAGAGATTCACTAAAGTAATTCCTAAAGATTATAAACGTATGCTTCAAAACATTGATAAGGCTCACAAGACAGGCTTAAGCGGTGAAGAAGCCTTGATGGCGGCCTTCGAAGAGCATTTTAAAAATTAA
- a CDS encoding L-lactate permease, whose product MKYLQNYNPAGSFWLSVFCAALPILTLLYFLALHPHKSKDGKKLLGIYAPYAAAIAAFVAFLICVFIMKMPATSAAAAFGLGVMSGLFPIGWIVFGAIFLYTMTVITGKFEIVKDSIAGITADRRLQALLVAFSFGAFIEGASGFGTPVAVAGAIMVGLGFRPLTAAVICLIANTAPVAWGAIGTPVLTLAGLTKIPDALITQMAGRQLPFFSIIIPFWCVATLVLMEKGKWKDVWEVWPAIFVTGASFAATQFLMAEAGMTMLVDIGAGIVSIIVTSLFLKVWKPKNIITNEMAYARLDGTKVVKSKIIPKYTWPVLIQAWMPWVLLAIFVALWGVPSVKTFLNSLFNPSFKVPYLHGLVFRTAPVSPTDVAKVGEAATYSFNFITMAGTGILIAALLSGTIFLRVTLAQWKKILVTTITRLKIPLTVISLVLGLSYMTRYAGTDAILALAFAKTGAMYPFFAVMIGWLGVFLTGSDTASNSLFGGLQQITAQQLGLNPLLMVTANSTGGVMGKMIDAQSITVATVACYSSPVEAVNAIGVIFRKVFLHSIALAILMGILVWLQAYVFTWMIPGV is encoded by the coding sequence TTGAAGTACTTGCAAAATTATAATCCTGCAGGGAGTTTTTGGTTGTCGGTATTTTGTGCGGCTTTACCAATTTTAACACTTTTGTATTTCTTAGCGCTGCACCCTCATAAAAGTAAAGACGGCAAGAAATTATTGGGAATCTATGCACCTTATGCAGCAGCTATTGCAGCTTTTGTAGCATTTCTTATCTGTGTTTTTATTATGAAAATGCCCGCAACATCTGCTGCAGCAGCATTTGGGCTAGGTGTGATGAGTGGTTTATTTCCGATCGGCTGGATCGTTTTTGGCGCAATTTTTCTTTACACTATGACGGTTATTACGGGTAAGTTCGAAATTGTTAAAGATTCAATTGCCGGTATTACTGCGGATCGACGCTTACAAGCCCTGCTTGTTGCTTTTAGTTTTGGAGCTTTTATTGAAGGAGCATCTGGGTTCGGAACTCCGGTGGCAGTGGCCGGGGCAATTATGGTAGGATTAGGATTTAGACCATTGACTGCTGCAGTCATATGCTTGATTGCCAATACCGCACCGGTAGCATGGGGGGCAATTGGAACTCCGGTTCTCACGCTTGCAGGGCTGACGAAAATTCCGGACGCCCTTATCACTCAGATGGCGGGCAGACAATTACCGTTTTTCTCAATCATAATACCATTTTGGTGTGTGGCAACCTTAGTCTTGATGGAAAAAGGGAAATGGAAGGACGTCTGGGAAGTTTGGCCTGCAATTTTCGTAACGGGTGCTTCCTTTGCAGCCACTCAGTTTCTAATGGCCGAAGCCGGCATGACAATGCTTGTAGATATTGGGGCAGGAATTGTTAGTATTATTGTCACCTCTTTATTCTTAAAGGTTTGGAAACCTAAGAATATTATTACGAATGAAATGGCCTATGCTCGATTGGATGGCACAAAGGTTGTGAAATCAAAAATAATTCCTAAATACACATGGCCAGTGTTAATACAAGCCTGGATGCCCTGGGTTCTATTGGCGATTTTTGTTGCACTTTGGGGTGTTCCGAGCGTAAAGACTTTCTTAAACAGCCTTTTCAATCCTAGTTTCAAAGTGCCATATTTACATGGTTTGGTCTTCCGAACTGCGCCCGTTTCTCCGACGGATGTGGCAAAAGTGGGAGAAGCAGCCACTTATTCTTTTAATTTTATTACGATGGCAGGAACCGGTATTCTAATAGCGGCTCTTCTCTCTGGTACGATATTCCTGAGAGTGACTCTGGCACAGTGGAAGAAAATTCTCGTTACAACAATTACTCGTTTAAAAATACCTCTTACTGTAATTTCCTTAGTCCTTGGTTTGAGTTACATGACACGATATGCAGGAACCGATGCAATATTAGCTTTGGCCTTCGCAAAAACAGGAGCAATGTATCCGTTCTTTGCAGTAATGATTGGTTGGTTGGGTGTTTTCTTAACCGGAAGCGACACGGCTTCAAACTCTTTGTTTGGGGGTCTGCAACAGATTACGGCACAGCAGTTAGGATTAAATCCGCTGTTAATGGTTACTGCGAACAGTACCGGCGGTGTTATGGGAAAAATGATTGACGCACAGAGTATCACGGTCGCCACTGTAGCCTGTTACTCCAGCCCTGTTGAAGCGGTTAATGCCATTGGAGTTATTTTCCGGAAAGTCTTTTTACACAGTATAGCCCTTGCAATTCTTATGGGAATTCTTGTCTGGCTTCAAGCGTATGTCTTCACGTGGATGATTCCAGGGGTATAA
- a CDS encoding ClC family H(+)/Cl(-) exchange transporter, with the protein MTDNKHNTHNTLFHWSSFRLKLVYEGLGIGIITGLIIVLYRFTLEQAGLLLTQIYNLISARPILLLPWVGVLILIGLIVGLMVQHEPMISGSGIPQVEGVLLRKLSMTWWKVILGKFLGGVLAIGAGLSMGREGPSVQLGAAVGQGFSKILKRINIEEKYLITSGASAGLAAAFGAPLAGVMFALEEVHKNFSPLVLLSALSAALSADFITSEFFGLKPVLNFANLHDFPLRYYLFIIILGIIIGVLGVAFNTTLLKTQDLYARQRWLPKTFWVVIPLMVSIVLGLFLPQVLGGGHELITSLVTQGNFTLKLLLILIVVKFFFTMICYGSGAPGGIFLPLLAIGAIIGNIYGIVIVHLFGINNTYVNNFIILAMAGYFTAIVRAPITGTILITEMTGSFTHLLSLSVVCISAYIVADFLGSKPIYESLLERFLHKQGTLAPIGSGKTKAILEFAVCMGSMLDGKQIKEIKWPAHCLLVSVKRGEEEIIPKGDTVIYPGDYLIVLTNDDKVSKINDVMISMVGSCEL; encoded by the coding sequence ATTGTACCGTTTCACTCTTGAACAGGCCGGACTTTTACTAACTCAAATTTATAATTTGATCAGTGCCAGACCGATCCTTCTTCTGCCTTGGGTGGGAGTGCTGATTCTGATAGGTCTCATTGTTGGCTTAATGGTTCAACATGAACCGATGATCAGCGGCAGTGGTATTCCCCAGGTGGAAGGGGTTTTATTGAGAAAATTATCCATGACCTGGTGGAAGGTTATTCTCGGCAAATTCCTGGGTGGAGTTTTAGCCATCGGAGCCGGCCTTTCTATGGGCAGGGAAGGCCCGTCCGTTCAACTAGGAGCTGCAGTCGGTCAAGGATTTAGCAAGATACTAAAACGAATTAATATAGAAGAGAAATATCTCATAACAAGTGGAGCAAGCGCAGGGCTTGCTGCTGCTTTTGGTGCACCTTTGGCCGGAGTAATGTTTGCTTTGGAAGAGGTTCACAAGAACTTTTCACCTCTTGTCCTTCTGTCGGCATTGTCTGCCGCCTTATCCGCTGACTTTATCACCAGTGAATTTTTTGGTTTAAAGCCGGTATTGAATTTTGCCAACCTCCACGACTTTCCTTTGCGCTATTATTTGTTCATTATTATCCTGGGAATTATTATTGGTGTTTTAGGGGTCGCTTTTAATACAACGCTGTTAAAGACCCAGGATTTATATGCCAGGCAACGATGGCTGCCAAAAACATTTTGGGTAGTTATTCCTTTAATGGTTTCCATAGTCTTGGGGCTTTTCTTACCTCAGGTTTTAGGAGGGGGTCATGAGTTGATTACCTCCCTCGTAACCCAGGGTAATTTTACTTTAAAGCTCCTTTTAATTCTGATCGTTGTTAAATTTTTCTTCACCATGATTTGTTACGGTTCAGGGGCACCGGGCGGAATTTTCCTCCCGCTTCTGGCCATCGGTGCAATCATTGGAAATATCTACGGAATTGTAATTGTTCATCTTTTTGGCATTAATAACACGTATGTTAATAACTTTATTATTCTTGCTATGGCTGGTTATTTCACAGCAATCGTCAGGGCCCCGATTACTGGAACGATATTGATTACAGAAATGACGGGTTCATTTACTCATTTGCTTTCCTTGTCCGTTGTATGTATTTCAGCTTATATCGTAGCGGACTTTTTAGGTTCTAAACCTATTTATGAGTCCTTATTAGAAAGGTTTTTGCACAAACAGGGAACGCTGGCCCCCATAGGCAGCGGAAAGACTAAAGCTATCTTGGAATTCGCCGTGTGCATGGGATCAATGCTGGACGGCAAACAAATTAAAGAGATTAAATGGCCGGCTCATTGCTTGCTGGTGTCCGTCAAACGTGGAGAAGAAGAAATCATTCCCAAAGGGGATACAGTGATTTACCCTGGAGATTACCTAATCGTTCTTACGAACGATGACAAAGTTTCCAAAATAAATGATGTTATGATTTCAATGGTTGGAAGCTGCGAATTGTAA